The window TTCGAACCATTCACCAAGGAGTCCTTTCATGACCGAGAAGGCCGATTCCGAATTCTCCACTCCGGTCGCGCAGCAGCAGACGTCCCTTCCGGTCGCGGATATCCTGCACTCGGCGAACGCCGGTGTCGTGGTCGAGCGCGTCGGGCAGTTGCGAGCCGAATTCCGCTCGGAGGGCAGGCAGTTCGCCCGTGAGCTCTCCGAGTACCTGAACACCCGGTACGTCGGCGTGGCGACCACCTTCGTCTACGAGGAGACCTTCGGGACCAAGGACACCCTGCACTGGCTTCTGCACATGCGCTCCCTGGAGGCGTACGAGACCCTCGTCAGGATGGGCTCCCAGGACGAGGGCTGGCGCGAGGTGATGTTCCGCAACCGCATCCCGGAGGAGCGCGGCGGAGGCTCGTGGGACCGGATGTTCCTGGACGGCGGCCTGAAGGAGACGGTGCTGATCCCGCAGAGCTTCGGGATGTACGGCACGGCCGACACCGAGCTGTCCGCGGTGGTCGACGACGATGGTGTGGACCGCTTCGTGGTGCCGACCGCGGAGCACCAGACCTCGCAGAAGCCCGATGAGCTGCTGCACTCCGCGAACTCCGGCATCATCATGCACCGCACCGGCGAGCTGAAGTACGAGTTCCGGGCCGAGGGACGGGAGTTCGCCCGCGCGCTGACCGAGAGCTGGAACGCCTCGCTGGGCGGCGAGGCGACCATCTTCCTCTACGAGGAGGCGTTCGGCCTGTCCGACCGGATCCACTGGTTCATCCACCTGCGGAAGCTGAGCTCCTACTACAACCTGATGGGCCTTCGGGCGCGCACCATGCCGGCCGCGCGCGAGGTGTTCACCAAGCAGTGGATCCCGGCGGAGAAGGGCGGCGGCGGCTGGGAGCGGATGTTCGTCCAGAGCAGCCTGCAGGACCTGGCCCTGACCCCGCAGCACTGGGGCATGTACGCCACCAGGACCGCCGCCCAGGGCTGACCGTCCCCGCGGGCTCTCGGCCGCCCGCCCCGCGAACCCGTACCGGATGGGAGATCCGCCATGGTTTCCGGCAAGACGCTGCACCAACTCTTCGAAGTCCAGGCCGCCAGGATGCCGGACCGCGTGGCGGTGAGCGGGGCGGACCGCGCCCTCACCTACCGCGAGCTGAACGCCGAGGCCGACGCGGTGGCCGCCCGGCTGCGGGCGGGCGGCGCCGGCCCCGACCGGCCGATCGGCCTGTGCGTCGACCGCAGTGCCGACCTGGTGGTCGGCCTGCTCGGCATTCTCAAGGCGGGGGCCGCGTACGTGCCCGTCGACCCGGCCTACCCTGCCGACCGGGTCGCCTTCCTGCTCGACGACAGCCAGGTCTCCGCGGTGGTCTCGGTGTCCCGGGTCGCCGAGCGCCTCACGGACTGCGGGGCCCCGGTGGTCTGGCTCGACCGCGACACCGAGGCGCCGGCCGCGCCGGCCGCGCCCGCCGCGGTCGAGGAGTCCCGGGAGAGCGACCTCGCGTACGTCATCTACACCTCCGGGTCGACCGGCGTCCCGAAGGGCGTGCTGGTCGAACACCGCAGCGTGGTGCGGCTGTTCGAGCAGACCACCGAGCTGGTCGGCTACTCGGCGGACGACGTGTGGACGCTGTTCCACTCGATCAGCTTCGACTTCTCGGTCTGGGAGCTGTGGGGCGCGCTGCTGCACGGCGGCCGCCTGGTGGTGGCCGGCACCGAGACCGTCCGCTCCCCGGAGCTGCTGCACAAGCTGCTCGCCGACGAGGGCGTCACGGTGCTCAACCAGACCCCGTCCGCCTTCCGCCGCCTGGTGGGCGCCTCCACCGCGACGCTGCCCGCGCTGCGCCTGGTGGTGTTCGGCGGCGAGCGCCTGGACGTGAAGCTGCTGGAGCCCTGGTTCGCCCGCTACGGCGACGAGCGGCCCGCGCTGGTCAACATGTACGGCATCACCGAGACCACGGTCCATGTGACGGCCCGTGCGATCACCCGGGCCGACCTCGACGAGCCCGGCGTCAGCCCGATCGGCCGCCCGTTGCCCGAGGTCACCTTGCACCTGCTCGACGAGGACGGCAGCCCGGTCGCCGACGGCACCCCCGGTGAGCTGTACGTCGGCGGTACCGGCGTGGCCCGCGGCTACCACCGCCGCCCCGAGCTGACCGCCGAGCGCTTCCGCACCGTCGGCACCGGCGCCGACGCGGTGCGCCTGTACCGCTCGGGCGACCGCGCGGTGCGCACCGCCGGCGGCGAGTACCTGTACGTCGGCCGAGCCGACGACCAGATCAAGATCCGCGGTTTCCGGATCGAGCCCGGCGAGATCGAGGCGCTGCTCGCTGACGACCCGCGGCTGGCCTCGGCGATCGTCGCCCCGCAGGACCACGGCGAGGGCGACGTCCGCCTGACGGCCTACCTGGTGCCGCCGCCCGACGCCGAGATCGACGACGAGGCGCTCGGCCGGCTGGTCGCCGAGGTGTCCGCCCGGGCCGCGGGCACGCTGCCCGAGCACATGCGGCCCTCTGCGTACCGGCTGATCACCGAGGTGCCGACCACCGCGCAGGGCAAGGTCGACCGCTCGGCGTTGCCCGCCCTGCCGCACCGGCAGGCTCCGGCCGGACCGGCGGGCGCCGGCGCGGAACTGACGCCCACGCAGCAGCAGGTCGACGCGATCGTCACCGAGGTGCTGGCCCGGCCGGGCATCGGCCTCGACGACGACTTGTTCGAGCACGGCGCCACATCGCTGGCGTTCATGCGGGTGATCGCCTCCGTCAACCGGCGCTGGAAGCTGTCGCTGACCGGTGCGGAACTCGACGCGGCGACCGTCCGCCACCTGTCCGCCTGCGTGGACGCGCAGGAATCGAAGTGAGCGAAGAGAGGAGCACCACCGTGACCGGCGGCTTCACACTGACGCCCGAGGAGCGCGCGAGCTTCCACGAGCGCGGCTACTTCGGCCCGTTCAAGGTGTACGAGATCGAGGAGATGCAGCGCCGCTGGCGGGTCGAGCGGCTGCGGCTGATGGACCGCAGCAACGCGGTCTACCAGGACGAGGCGGCGCAGTCCGGCAACACCAACATCTCCAACTACGACCGGCACCTGGACTCGGAGTTCCTCGCGGACCACATCTCCCGGCCGCAGATCGTCGACCGGGTGGCCAGCGCGCTCGGGCCCGACGTGCTGTGCTGGCGCAGCGAGTTCTTCCCGAAGTACCCGGGCGACGAGGGCACCGACTGGCACCAGGCCGACACCTTCGCCAACGCCTCCGGAGTGCCGCAGATCCTGTGGCCCGACGAGCACAAGGACTTCGGCGGCACCATCACGGTGTGGACGGCGTTCACCGAGGCCAACGAGGACAACGGCTGCCTGCAGTTCATCCCCGGCACCCACACCCGGATGAACTACGACGAGACCAAGAAGATGCACTACAGCCCGGACTCCATCAACCAGGTGGACAAGGGCGGCGTCCGCCGCGGCTTCTTCGGCTACGACTACCGCGAGCTGCAGGTCGACGCCGACTTCAAGCCCGACGAGTCGCAGGCGGTGTCGATGGTGATGCGCCCGGGCGAGGCGATCATGTTCTGGTCGACCCTGATGCACGCCTCCTGGCCGCACAGCGCCAAGACCGACGAGATGCGCCTGGGCTTCGCCGGCCGGTACGTGCCGACCTCGGTGCGGGTCTACCCCGACACCGAGCAGATCGAGGAGTACGGGGGCACCGTCTCGCTGGAGCGCTACGGCGCCGTTCTGGTCGGCGGCGAGAACCGGTACGACCACAACCGGATGGTCACCCGGACCACCCTCGGCCACCCGTTCACCACCCGCTGACACCGACCGAAACCGACCGGAAGGCGTACGAGCCGATGACCGAGCACCAGGCCCGGGCCGCCGCGACCACACTCGCCGAGGCGGTGCACGGCCTGCGGGCGCTGGCCGCGCGCCTCGACCCGCCCGCCCGGGTGGCCGCGCCGTCCGGCCCGCGCGCCGAGCTGCTGGCCGCGCTGGCCGAGCGGCTCGGCGTCCCGCTGGCCATCGAGCCGGCCGCCCCGGACAGGGAGAGCGGCGTCTTCGAACGGATCATCGGCGAACGGCTCGGCCCGGCCCTCGGCCGGCCCGAGCTGGACGACCTCCCGGACCGCCCCGCCGAGATCACCGGGATCGCCGACCGGGTGGCCGCCGCCTCCTTCGACAGGTTCCGCACCGCCCTCGACGCCGTCGCCCCCGACGGCGCCCGGCTGCCCGTCTACACGGCCGGCGACCCGGCCGCGCCCGCGGTCCTGATCGCCTCCGCCTGCGGGATGCCCGCCGAACTGTGCTCCCGCTGGCTGGAGTTGCTCGGCAGCGAGTACCGGATCGTCACCTGGGAGACCCGCGGTCTGTTCACCGACGAACCGGACTTCGACAAACTCGAATGGGACACCGAGGCGCAGGCCGAGGACGTCTTCGCGGTCATGGACCACCTCGGCATCCGCACGGCCCACCTGCTGGGCTTCTGCGGCGGCAGCGTGATCGCGCTCGCCGCGGCCCGCCGCAGCCCGGAGCGGATCGACTCGCTCAGCCTCTGGCACGGTGCGTACGAACTCGGCCCGGACTCACCGAAGCTGGACCACCACCGGAACATCCAGGCGCTGATGGCGATGGCCGCCGAGGACCGCGACACCGCCGCCGCCGTGCACGCGGTGTTCCTCAGCACCATGCTCGGCGGCACCCCGCCCGACCTCGCGCACCTGGTGCTCTACCCCTTCGTCACCCCCGAACTGTTCTACCGATACTGCCGTTTGAACGGCGCGATCACCGACATCGACGTCAACCGGCTGCTGGCCGGCGTCGACCACCCCACGCTGGTGGTCACCAGCGAGGACGACACCACGGCCAATCCGCTCGGATCGGCCGAGGTGGCCCGGAGGCTGCCCAACGCGACGCTCAGCGTCGAGCCGACCGGCGATCACATCTCGCTCTTCAGGTTGGGCGGCCGACTGGGCGAACTCGCGCTGGGTTTCCTGCGCGAGCACCCCGGCGGCCAGGCCGCCCCGCGCTGAGACGGGACTCACGTGGAAACGAGCAACGAGACCGGGCTGACGGCTGTTCGGATCCTGCACCGGCTGCTGGCCGAGGTGCGCCCGGACGGAGCGGAACCGCTGCCGCCGGGCGGACTGGCCGACTGGGGCCTCACCTCGCTGGCACTGACCCGGCTGTGGGCCGGCGTGCGACGCGAGTTCGGCCTCGACCTGCCGCCGGCCCGGCTCGCGGCCGCCACCCTCGACGAGCTGACCGCGATGGTGGCGGCGGACACCGCCGACACCGCCCCGCGGCCGGCCGCCGCGGTCCGCACCGACGAGCGGGAGCCGTTCCCGGTCACCGACCTCCAGCAGGCCTACCTGGTCGCCAAGGGCACTGACCTGGGCGGCGAGGCGGTCGGCTGCCACCTGTACCGCGAGTTCGCCGTCCCCGACCTCGACCCCGGCCGGCTGCGTCAGGCCTGGCAGGACCTGATCGACCAGCACGGCATGCTTCGCGCCGTCGTCGACGACGACGGCCTGCAGCACATCCGTCCGGCGGCCGACGACTGGCAGATGCCCGTGCACGGACCCGGCGGCGCCGAGGACCGCGACACCGTCCGCGCCCGCCTCTCGCACCGCTGCTACCGGCCCGGCGAATGGCCGCTGTTCGCCATCGAGGTCACCCGCACCGGAACCGGCCCCGACATCGTCCACCTCAGCCTGGACACCCTGATCACCGACGGCCACGGCTACGCGGTGCTGCTCCAGCAGTGGCACCAGCGCTACCACCGCCCGGAGCAGCCGCTGCCGACCGCCGGACCGTGCGTCGCCGAACTGGTGCCCGCCCTGCTCGCCGAACGCGGCTCGGACGCCCACGGCGCCGATCTCGTCTACTGGAACGTTGAGTTGGCCGAGCTGCCGGCCGGGCCCGGGCTGGTCGCCCCGGTCCGCGCGCCCGCCCCCGCCGGCGGCTGCCGCGAACGCCGCCCGCTGGACGCCGAACTGCCGGCCGACCAGTGGCAGGCGCTCACCGCGCGGGCCGTCCGGCTCGGCGTCTCGCCGACCGCCCTGGTGCTCGCCCTGTTCGCCGAGGCGCTGGACCGCCGGGCTCCGCAGCAGCGCACCGCCCTGGTGGTCACCACCAGCAGCCGCCCATACCTGGCCGCCGAGACCCCGTACCTGGTCGGCCCGTTCACCTCGACCGCCGTCCTGGTCCTGGAACGCGAGGCCGACGAGACCCTCGACGAGCAGGCGGCCGCGGTGCACGCCCGCCTCGGCGAACACCTGCGGCACGGCCTGGTCTCCGGCATCGAGGCGCTGCGCGAACAGCGCACCGGCCGGCCCGGGCCCGCCGTCGTCTTCACCAGTCTGCTCGACGTCGGCCCGCCGCCCGGCGTCGCCGGCGGCTTCGGCGCGGCCATCGAGTACGGGGTCAGCCAGACCACCGACGTCGCCCTCGACCACCAGATGTGGGAGCAGGACGGCGCCCTGCGCTACCGCTGGGACATCGACCCCACCCGGTTCGCCCCCGGCGCCGTCGAGGCCGCCTTCGCAGCCTTCGGCAACGCCCTCGCCGCCGCCTGCACCGAACTCGTCGGGGACCCGCGGCCGCCCCGCGCCCTCCAGGAGGCGTACATGGTCGCCCGCACGGCCGCCGGCGACGGGCCCGCAGAGGGCTGCCAGTGCTACCAAAGCTTCGAGGTCGACGCACTCGACCTCGAGGCGCTCGCCGACGCGCTGCGCCGCCTGGTCGAAGGCCACGCGGTGCTGCGCGCCGCCTTCGCCGCCGACGGGGTGACGGACCGTCAGCACGGGCCCGGGCAGTGGCGGATCCCGGTGATCGAGGCCGGCGACCCGGCCGCGCATCCGGCACTGCGCGGACTGATCCGCGAGGAGATGACCAATCAGCCTTTCCCACTTGGCGGTTGGCCGCTGTTCGACCTGCGGGTGACCCGCGACGACAGCGGGTTCTCCGTCGTGCACTGCGCCTTCGACCTGCTGGTCGCCGACGGTCTGAGCATCCACCTCCTGTACCGCGACCTGTGGCGGCTGTACGCCGACCCGGCCGCCCGGCCGGTACCGGCCGGGCCCGACCCGGTCCCCGCGAGCGCCACCGCCGAGCAGGCCCACTACTGGCGCGAGCGGCTCGCCGAACTCCCCGCCGGACCGGAACTCGGCCCGCCCGGCGACCCCGCCCAGGCCGGCCGTGGCCGCACCCGCCTGGCCGGCCGGATCGACGGCTACCGCCAACTGGCCCGCCGCGCTGCCGAGTACGGCCTGCGCCCCGACGACCTGCTGCTCGCCGCGCTCACCCGGGCCGTCTCCAGCCGCACCGAACGGCCCTACGCGCTGCCCGTGGTGCTCTGGCCGGAGACCGCCGAGGCCGCCCGCCCGGGCGAGCACTCCTTCATGACCTGGGTCACCGCCGCGCCCGCCGAACTCCCGCTCACCGCCGCCGCCGCCGAGTACCGCCGCGTCCTCGACGCCGACCTCGCCGAGGGCGGCGCCGGCGGCCTCGGCGAGATGCGCCGCCAGGTGCTCCGCGGCAGCGAGGCCGCCTACCCCGTGGTCTACACCGCCCTCGTCGACCTCACCGACCGGCCGCTGCCGGCCGGCGTCCGCCAGGGCGAATGGCTGACCAGCACCCCCGGCTGCGCCCTGGACAGCGTCGCCGTCGCCGAGGGTGACGAACTGCGCTACTGCTGGGACATCGTCCCCGCCGACTTCCCGGCCGGCCTCGCCGAGCAGATGTTCGCCGCCTTCGAGAACGACCTGCGGCTGCTCGCCGACGACGCCACCTGGGTCGACACCCCCTCCGGCGGGCTCACGGCGGAGGAACGGCACACCGTGCTGTACACCTGGAACGAGACCACCGTCCCGGTGCCCGACGACGGCCCCGTGCATCTGCTGTTCCAGCGTCAGGCCGCCAGCGCCCCCGAGGCGGTGGCCCTGCGCTGGCGCGGCGGCACCATGACCTACGGCGAACTCAACCGCCGCGCCAACCGGATCGCCCACCGTCTGATCGCCGCCGGTGTCGGCCCCCAGCAGCTGGTCGGCGTGCGGATCCGGCGCGGCCCCGAGATGGTCGCCGCCCTCCACGGCATCCTCAAGGCCGGTGCCGGCTACCTGCCGATCGACCCCGCGCTGCCCGGCACCCGGGTCGCCGCGATGCTCGAACTCGCCCGGGCCGTCACCGTGCTGACCACCTCCGACACCCCCGCCGTGCCGCTGACCGACGGGGTCACCACCGTCGAGACCGACACCGACCCGGCGATCAACGGGCCCACCGCCCGCGAGGACGACCCGGTAACCCGCAGCACCCGGGACGACACCGCATACGTCATCTTCACCTCCGGCTCCACCGGCACCCCCAAGGGCGTCCAGGTCGCCCACCGCTCGGTGCGCAACCTGCTGAACTTCTGCCATCGCACCTTCGAGCTGCGCCCGTCCGACCTCGGACTCGCCGTCACCTCGCTCAGCTTCGACCTCTCTGTCTTCGACATGCTCGGCCTGCTCGGCGGCGGCGCGGGCGTCTACCTCGCCGACGAGACCCAGCAGCGCGACCCGGAACTGCTGCTCGACATCCTGCTCACCGAGCCGATCACGCTCTGGAACTCGGCGCCCACCACCCTGCACCAGCTCACCCCGCTGCTCACCCCCGACACCGGCGACCCCGCCGCCGCGCGCCTGCGGATCGTCGCGCTGGCCGGCGACTTCATCCCGCTGTCACTGCCCGGGGCGATCCGCGAGGCGTTCCCGAACGCCGTGACCATCGCCATGGGCGGGCCCACCGAGACCACCGTCTGGTCGAACGTCTACCGGGTCACCACCGTCGACCCCGGCTGGCGCAGCATCCCCTACGGCAAGCCGATCGACAACACCCGGCACTATGTGCTCGACGAACACCTCGAGCCCTGCCCGATCGGCGTCGAGGGCGACCTGTACACCGGTGGCGAATGCCTGGCCGTCGGCTTCTGCAACCAGCCCGAACTGACGGCCCGCCTGTTCCTGCCCGACCCCTTCGTCGACAGCCCCGGCGAGCGGATGTACCGCACCGGCGACCGGGCGCTCTGGCTTCCCGACGGCAATCTGCAGATCGCCGGACGCGGCGACCGCCAGGTGAAGATCCGCGGCCACCGGGTCGAACTCGGCGAGGTCGAGCACCGCCTGCG of the Streptomyces sp. NBC_01788 genome contains:
- a CDS encoding DUF6039 family protein, coding for MTEKADSEFSTPVAQQQTSLPVADILHSANAGVVVERVGQLRAEFRSEGRQFARELSEYLNTRYVGVATTFVYEETFGTKDTLHWLLHMRSLEAYETLVRMGSQDEGWREVMFRNRIPEERGGGSWDRMFLDGGLKETVLIPQSFGMYGTADTELSAVVDDDGVDRFVVPTAEHQTSQKPDELLHSANSGIIMHRTGELKYEFRAEGREFARALTESWNASLGGEATIFLYEEAFGLSDRIHWFIHLRKLSSYYNLMGLRARTMPAAREVFTKQWIPAEKGGGGWERMFVQSSLQDLALTPQHWGMYATRTAAQG
- a CDS encoding amino acid adenylation domain-containing protein; this encodes MVSGKTLHQLFEVQAARMPDRVAVSGADRALTYRELNAEADAVAARLRAGGAGPDRPIGLCVDRSADLVVGLLGILKAGAAYVPVDPAYPADRVAFLLDDSQVSAVVSVSRVAERLTDCGAPVVWLDRDTEAPAAPAAPAAVEESRESDLAYVIYTSGSTGVPKGVLVEHRSVVRLFEQTTELVGYSADDVWTLFHSISFDFSVWELWGALLHGGRLVVAGTETVRSPELLHKLLADEGVTVLNQTPSAFRRLVGASTATLPALRLVVFGGERLDVKLLEPWFARYGDERPALVNMYGITETTVHVTARAITRADLDEPGVSPIGRPLPEVTLHLLDEDGSPVADGTPGELYVGGTGVARGYHRRPELTAERFRTVGTGADAVRLYRSGDRAVRTAGGEYLYVGRADDQIKIRGFRIEPGEIEALLADDPRLASAIVAPQDHGEGDVRLTAYLVPPPDAEIDDEALGRLVAEVSARAAGTLPEHMRPSAYRLITEVPTTAQGKVDRSALPALPHRQAPAGPAGAGAELTPTQQQVDAIVTEVLARPGIGLDDDLFEHGATSLAFMRVIASVNRRWKLSLTGAELDAATVRHLSACVDAQESK
- a CDS encoding chlorinating enzyme; translated protein: MSEERSTTVTGGFTLTPEERASFHERGYFGPFKVYEIEEMQRRWRVERLRLMDRSNAVYQDEAAQSGNTNISNYDRHLDSEFLADHISRPQIVDRVASALGPDVLCWRSEFFPKYPGDEGTDWHQADTFANASGVPQILWPDEHKDFGGTITVWTAFTEANEDNGCLQFIPGTHTRMNYDETKKMHYSPDSINQVDKGGVRRGFFGYDYRELQVDADFKPDESQAVSMVMRPGEAIMFWSTLMHASWPHSAKTDEMRLGFAGRYVPTSVRVYPDTEQIEEYGGTVSLERYGAVLVGGENRYDHNRMVTRTTLGHPFTTR
- a CDS encoding alpha/beta fold hydrolase; amino-acid sequence: MTEHQARAAATTLAEAVHGLRALAARLDPPARVAAPSGPRAELLAALAERLGVPLAIEPAAPDRESGVFERIIGERLGPALGRPELDDLPDRPAEITGIADRVAAASFDRFRTALDAVAPDGARLPVYTAGDPAAPAVLIASACGMPAELCSRWLELLGSEYRIVTWETRGLFTDEPDFDKLEWDTEAQAEDVFAVMDHLGIRTAHLLGFCGGSVIALAAARRSPERIDSLSLWHGAYELGPDSPKLDHHRNIQALMAMAAEDRDTAAAVHAVFLSTMLGGTPPDLAHLVLYPFVTPELFYRYCRLNGAITDIDVNRLLAGVDHPTLVVTSEDDTTANPLGSAEVARRLPNATLSVEPTGDHISLFRLGGRLGELALGFLREHPGGQAAPR